Proteins from a genomic interval of Sulfurimonas sp. HSL3-2:
- a CDS encoding exodeoxyribonuclease III, which produces MSDSIEIISWNVNGIRAIATKEALKWLDERDTDILCLQEIKALPEQIPDTLFLKQHNEVIINSADRKGYSGTATFSALKSDYNSTCKDIDTMNEGRIIEQHFGDVVLFNVYFPNGQKDDERLQLKMKFYDDFLNYCEKLREEGKSIIICGDVNTAHREIDLKNPKANSERSGFLPIERAWIDKLLSHGYIDTFRYVHGDIEDAYSWWSYRFNARTNNAGWRIDYFFISEDLAENLEDAFILPDVMGSDHCPVGIRISL; this is translated from the coding sequence ATGTCAGACTCAATCGAAATCATCTCATGGAATGTCAACGGAATACGTGCTATAGCCACCAAAGAAGCACTTAAATGGCTTGATGAGAGAGATACGGACATCTTATGTCTTCAGGAGATAAAAGCCCTGCCTGAGCAGATCCCGGACACCCTGTTTCTTAAACAGCACAATGAAGTGATCATCAACAGCGCCGATAGAAAAGGCTACTCCGGAACCGCAACGTTTTCTGCACTCAAAAGCGACTATAACTCTACATGTAAAGATATCGATACTATGAACGAAGGACGCATCATCGAGCAGCACTTTGGAGATGTCGTTCTTTTTAACGTCTATTTTCCAAACGGTCAAAAAGATGATGAAAGACTGCAACTGAAGATGAAGTTCTATGATGACTTTTTAAACTACTGCGAAAAACTTCGTGAAGAGGGAAAATCGATCATCATCTGCGGCGACGTCAATACGGCTCACCGTGAGATAGATCTGAAAAACCCGAAAGCAAACTCCGAACGCTCAGGCTTTTTGCCTATTGAAAGAGCATGGATAGATAAACTGCTCTCTCACGGTTATATAGATACCTTTAGATATGTTCACGGCGACATCGAAGATGCATACAGCTGGTGGAGTTACCGTTTTAATGCACGTACGAATAATGCAGGATGGAGGATCGATTATTTCTTTATCTCTGAAGATCTGGCTGAAAACCTTGAAGATGCTTTCATCCTGCCTGATGTTATGGGGTCGGACCACTGCCCTGTAGGAATTAGAATCTCGTTATAA
- a CDS encoding GH25 family lysozyme: MSPLAGIDVSYYQGTVEWSKVLTDNVHFVYLKATDGITYTDPMFHENQKTLMNSKAVYGAYHFFEPKDSGVKQAENFLTQVQIHKNMLPPVLDVEITQGVAKELLKKHVREWLETVSKKFDCKPIIYSYSSFYEQNLETDFVDYPVWIADYTKKPNILKGEPKFIIWQHTQKGDIVGINSMVDKNLFFGNYKNLEAIKCKKESEKENE, from the coding sequence ATGTCACCTCTTGCAGGTATAGATGTTTCATACTATCAAGGTACGGTGGAGTGGAGTAAAGTTTTGACAGATAATGTTCATTTCGTCTATTTAAAAGCTACTGACGGCATTACTTATACTGATCCAATGTTTCATGAGAACCAAAAAACTTTAATGAATTCTAAGGCCGTGTATGGTGCATATCATTTCTTTGAGCCTAAAGACAGCGGTGTAAAACAAGCAGAAAACTTCCTAACACAAGTGCAAATCCATAAGAATATGTTACCACCGGTACTTGATGTTGAAATAACACAAGGTGTGGCTAAAGAACTTCTCAAAAAACATGTTAGAGAATGGCTGGAAACTGTTAGCAAAAAATTTGATTGTAAACCTATTATTTATTCATATAGCAGCTTTTACGAGCAGAATTTAGAGACAGATTTCGTAGATTATCCTGTGTGGATAGCGGACTATACAAAAAAGCCGAATATATTAAAGGGAGAACCAAAATTCATTATATGGCAACATACTCAAAAAGGAGATATCGTCGGCATAAATTCAATGGTAGATAAAAATTTATTTTTCGGTAACTATAAGAATCTTGAGGCGATTAAATGTAAAAAAGAGAGTGAGAAAGAAAATGAGTAA
- a CDS encoding CoB--CoM heterodisulfide reductase iron-sulfur subunit B family protein: MKKLRYALFTGCTAKESTPEQMMSTMAVADKLGIDLVELTEASCCGASHLQDYDDFLSLVLNARNIAYAEKHGLTMVTICNTCQLNTAMTKHRLDHNADLKKRVNEKLAEVGLEYKGTSDITHFLYAIIDDFGLDKIKKMVVKPLSQFNIAPFYGCHNIRPSELQNESHKSAENPYNPTSLDDLIIACGGMNVDYVEKNKCCGFHAELQAPHTAAVLTGNAVAGAMDGNADWMVTPCPLCHLKLDTQTGHASEAIGREVSLPVLHMQQMLGLALGCTPDELGLKHHVTNVDFI, encoded by the coding sequence ATGAAAAAATTAAGATATGCACTTTTTACAGGTTGTACCGCTAAAGAGAGTACTCCTGAGCAGATGATGTCAACAATGGCTGTTGCAGATAAACTTGGAATCGATCTTGTAGAACTTACTGAAGCTTCTTGTTGTGGTGCTTCTCACCTGCAGGATTACGATGATTTTTTATCTTTAGTATTAAATGCTCGTAATATCGCTTATGCTGAGAAACACGGTCTTACAATGGTCACTATCTGTAATACATGTCAGCTAAACACGGCTATGACAAAACATAGACTTGATCATAACGCTGACCTTAAAAAGAGAGTCAACGAGAAACTTGCAGAGGTAGGTTTAGAGTACAAAGGTACTTCTGACATCACTCACTTCCTGTACGCTATTATCGATGACTTTGGTCTTGATAAGATCAAAAAGATGGTTGTAAAACCTCTTAGCCAGTTCAATATCGCACCGTTTTACGGTTGTCACAACATCCGCCCTTCTGAGCTTCAAAACGAATCTCACAAAAGTGCGGAAAACCCTTACAACCCTACTTCACTTGATGATCTTATCATCGCGTGTGGCGGGATGAACGTTGATTATGTAGAGAAAAACAAATGTTGTGGTTTCCACGCAGAACTTCAAGCACCTCATACTGCTGCTGTTCTTACTGGAAATGCTGTTGCAGGTGCAATGGACGGCAATGCGGACTGGATGGTAACACCATGTCCTCTATGTCACCTAAAACTTGATACGCAGACTGGTCACGCTTCTGAAGCGATCGGCCGTGAAGTTTCACTTCCGGTACTTCATATGCAACAGATGTTAGGACTTGCTCTTGGTTGTACACCTGACGAGTTAGGTCTAAAGCACCACGTTACAAACGTAGACTTCATCTAA
- the mog gene encoding molybdopterin adenylyltransferase: MAEIKIGVITASDRASAGIYEDISGVAIQDTMKDYLISEFEIEYRCIPDEQEKIEATMKELCDEAGCCLVVTTGGTGPALRDVTPEATENVCDKMMPGFGELMRQVSLQYVPTAILSRQTAGIRGKSLIINLPGKPKSIRECLDAVFPAVPYCIDLIEGPYIETNEEVIKAFRPKQTK, translated from the coding sequence ATGGCAGAGATCAAGATCGGTGTTATCACGGCAAGTGACAGAGCAAGTGCAGGCATATACGAAGATATTTCAGGGGTGGCTATCCAAGACACGATGAAAGACTATCTTATCAGCGAATTCGAGATAGAGTACAGATGTATTCCCGATGAACAGGAGAAAATAGAAGCTACGATGAAAGAACTTTGTGACGAAGCAGGGTGCTGTCTGGTCGTAACAACAGGCGGAACAGGTCCGGCACTTCGTGATGTGACACCGGAAGCGACTGAGAACGTGTGCGATAAGATGATGCCCGGTTTTGGCGAGCTTATGCGTCAGGTCAGTCTTCAGTATGTTCCTACTGCTATTCTTTCTCGCCAGACAGCAGGAATCAGAGGAAAGTCTCTTATCATCAACCTTCCGGGTAAACCGAAGTCTATCCGCGAGTGTCTAGACGCGGTATTTCCTGCTGTTCCTTACTGTATCGACCTTATCGAAGGGCCGTATATTGAGACAAATGAAGAGGTCATAAAAGCGTTTAGACCAAAACAGACGAAGTAA
- a CDS encoding YgjP-like metallopeptidase domain-containing protein: MQNKKLKYLSHYHEQTQQSVLKLIEQNKLETYLLNKYKTPHSIKSDKQLYEYAQELKNEFMKKTSPLAKVHYDPKLNVIHNALGTHYYISRVQGGKLKAKNEIKIASIFKNMPEEFLRMIVVHELAHFKEKEHNKAFYSLCTNMEPEYHQYEFDLRVYLTHLDMGPKLW, translated from the coding sequence ATGCAGAATAAAAAACTCAAATATCTTAGTCACTATCATGAGCAGACACAGCAAAGTGTCCTCAAGCTTATAGAGCAGAACAAGCTTGAAACATACCTGTTAAACAAATATAAAACGCCCCATAGCATCAAAAGTGATAAACAGCTTTATGAGTATGCCCAAGAGCTTAAAAATGAGTTTATGAAAAAGACGTCCCCTCTTGCAAAAGTCCACTATGACCCAAAACTCAATGTCATTCATAATGCCCTTGGCACACACTACTACATCTCACGTGTACAAGGTGGGAAACTCAAAGCCAAAAATGAGATAAAGATCGCTTCGATATTTAAAAATATGCCTGAAGAGTTTTTACGGATGATAGTGGTACATGAACTTGCCCACTTTAAAGAGAAAGAGCACAATAAAGCTTTTTACAGCCTATGCACCAATATGGAGCCTGAGTATCATCAATACGAGTTTGATCTCAGAGTCTATCTGACCCATTTAGACATGGGCCCCAAGCTCTGGTAA
- a CDS encoding DUF2589 domain-containing protein, with product MIKLTQLVTAIQGAVDQAMETVSRENINTLLGYFHQTKNIDASEKSLDLTDIEHLTPRSVRMKYPKLTPQGPVEHFVSVPLITLVPVPALQLDDVKVEMDLEVMEDNGEVMVGFPQPKKGGLLRSSKDSSSIPNAKITITIKADEKSSGVQTIVEGYNKTLRAQIPH from the coding sequence TTGATTAAGCTAACACAATTGGTAACTGCAATTCAGGGTGCGGTAGATCAAGCCATGGAAACAGTTTCCAGAGAAAACATTAATACGTTGTTGGGATATTTCCATCAGACAAAAAATATTGATGCATCAGAAAAAAGTCTAGATTTGACAGATATTGAGCATTTAACACCAAGGTCTGTGCGTATGAAGTATCCAAAACTAACTCCACAAGGGCCAGTTGAACATTTTGTATCGGTTCCGCTTATTACATTAGTACCGGTACCAGCTCTTCAACTTGATGATGTCAAGGTGGAGATGGATTTAGAAGTGATGGAGGATAACGGTGAGGTAATGGTAGGTTTTCCGCAACCAAAAAAAGGTGGGTTATTACGTTCTTCCAAAGACAGTAGTAGCATACCAAATGCAAAAATTACAATTACCATAAAGGCTGATGAAAAATCATCAGGAGTTCAAACCATAGTAGAGGGATACAATAAAACTTTACGGGCACAGATTCCACATTAA
- a CDS encoding DUF2589 domain-containing protein yields MGQQFSGLPMGALIGGPLKSAAEANQQMAMTQLMFMMDTCFTQDANDKSKYEPVMISMTLKRSVVQPSSTEGQAPTIQQTSTAFELPILTIIPLNSLAVDDVSVKFEMEVKSSYAQDNSTTESSSTAMKADLTASAKIGPFKVEVHGSVSHNSSSENKSDTHYSQSNSARYEVSVHAGQLPLPQGVKTIIDAYAKNVSPIVLPTTTPTPTPPPAG; encoded by the coding sequence ATGGGACAACAGTTTTCAGGTCTTCCAATGGGAGCACTTATAGGTGGACCGTTAAAGTCAGCCGCAGAGGCCAACCAACAAATGGCAATGACACAATTGATGTTTATGATGGATACTTGTTTTACGCAAGATGCAAACGATAAGTCAAAATATGAACCGGTAATGATTAGTATGACACTTAAAAGAAGTGTTGTACAGCCATCTTCTACTGAAGGTCAAGCACCGACTATACAACAAACGTCAACGGCTTTTGAGTTGCCTATTTTGACTATTATTCCTTTAAACTCACTTGCAGTAGATGATGTGAGTGTCAAGTTTGAGATGGAAGTAAAATCAAGTTATGCACAAGACAATTCTACAACGGAATCTTCTTCTACAGCAATGAAAGCAGACTTGACTGCATCTGCGAAGATAGGACCGTTTAAAGTTGAAGTTCACGGAAGTGTTTCCCATAACAGTAGTAGCGAAAACAAATCGGATACACACTACTCGCAAAGTAATTCGGCAAGATATGAAGTCTCTGTACATGCAGGACAACTTCCTTTACCGCAAGGTGTGAAAACAATCATTGATGCATATGCTAAAAATGTTTCACCTATTGTTCTTCCTACAACAACACCGACACCAACGCCGCCGCCAGCTGGCTAA
- a CDS encoding response regulator, translating into MNIAILENDINTASFLEETVKQLGHNVIGSFYNANDLIKAINKNYIDLFLLDINIEATIDGIDCARQIYTHNKDIKIVFLTAYKDTRIITQASVVSPIGYLIKPIDKFDIEAILMVVDTNINTPIPANSKQILLKQGCIFDLEKSIINSNGKIITLTKNEIKCLCSLIKNKNSCISAEQLMLNIWGNTDERISSLRELIFRLRKKIPDLPLNNIPRVGYILLNTMF; encoded by the coding sequence ATGAACATAGCAATACTTGAAAATGATATTAATACAGCAAGTTTTCTGGAAGAAACAGTAAAACAGCTCGGTCATAATGTAATTGGTAGCTTTTATAATGCCAATGATTTAATTAAGGCAATAAATAAAAATTACATAGATCTTTTTTTACTGGATATTAATATAGAAGCTACTATTGACGGTATTGATTGCGCAAGACAAATTTATACGCATAATAAAGATATTAAGATAGTGTTTTTAACAGCTTATAAAGATACCAGGATTATTACTCAAGCAAGTGTCGTTTCGCCTATAGGATACTTAATAAAACCTATTGACAAGTTTGATATTGAAGCTATTTTAATGGTTGTAGATACAAATATAAATACTCCTATTCCTGCTAACTCTAAGCAAATATTATTAAAACAAGGATGTATATTTGATTTGGAAAAATCAATAATTAATAGCAATGGAAAAATAATTACATTAACAAAAAATGAGATCAAGTGTTTATGCTCATTGATTAAAAATAAAAATAGCTGTATTAGTGCGGAGCAACTAATGCTAAATATTTGGGGTAATACAGATGAAAGAATATCTTCCTTAAGAGAACTTATATTCAGATTAAGAAAAAAAATACCGGATTTACCACTTAATAACATACCAAGAGTCGGATATATATTACTAAATACTATGTTTTAG
- the bioV gene encoding pimelyl-ACP methyl ester esterase BioV, giving the protein MVYYSGFSLKDDISFFKQYIKESEYTVAGFSYGAIKAFEYTLSCADRVDTLQLFSPAFFQTKPEQFKRMQLMAYKKDKAKYLSHFIKGCFEPHELKKTIHVETKASELDELLHYEWDPEKLKDIALCGVSIEVYLGSEDKIIDVQGAKEFFLPYATTHVINGANHFLQLK; this is encoded by the coding sequence ATGGTCTACTATAGCGGTTTTTCATTAAAAGACGATATCTCTTTTTTCAAGCAATACATAAAAGAGAGCGAGTATACGGTAGCAGGATTTAGTTACGGTGCCATCAAAGCATTTGAGTACACACTTTCATGTGCAGACCGAGTAGATACGCTGCAGCTCTTCTCACCTGCATTCTTTCAGACAAAGCCTGAGCAGTTCAAGCGTATGCAGTTAATGGCGTACAAGAAAGACAAAGCGAAGTATCTGAGTCATTTCATAAAAGGGTGTTTTGAACCGCATGAGTTGAAAAAGACCATACATGTAGAGACAAAAGCAAGTGAACTGGATGAACTGCTTCATTATGAATGGGATCCGGAAAAACTAAAAGATATCGCACTATGCGGTGTCTCTATAGAGGTATATCTCGGTAGCGAAGACAAGATAATAGATGTCCAAGGTGCAAAAGAGTTCTTTTTGCCTTATGCGACTACACATGTTATAAACGGTGCAAACCACTTTTTACAATTAAAATAA